A region from the Brassica napus cultivar Da-Ae chromosome C8, Da-Ae, whole genome shotgun sequence genome encodes:
- the LOC106413877 gene encoding uncharacterized protein LOC106413877 produces MTADVSYIVRILGRYNDDRMTVKDSSGPGSSVALVTRDLLGSAGCGGDDHALELDLDLKVPNGWEKRLDLKSGKVYLQQCNSTSSSSRLRHSDQSNQTVPRFQDLNDPPVSSKPPARPLLSLFDDTSLELKLVPSSSPPSSSSLSLPSSSSSFQSVCTLDKVKSALERVGKDSSEMIKKRKSPEDGVCDLIAEASSPVAVGSPVCLSYVLVMKNNPKCPRCNSFVPLATMNKTKIDLNISI; encoded by the exons ATGACTGCTGACGTAAGCTATATCGTACGGATACTAGGTAGGTACAACGACGATCGGATGACGGTAAAGGATTCCTCAGGACCGGGATCATCGGTGGCGCTTGTTACTCGTGATCTCCTCGGAAGCGCCGGTTGTGGAGGAGACGATCATGCTCTGGAGCTTGATCTTGACCTGAAAGTCCCCAACGGCTGGGAAAAGCGTCTCGACTTGAAG TCAGGGAAAGTGTATCTTCAACAATGCAACTCAACGAGCTCCTCTTCTCGTCTCCGTCATTCAGACCAATCCAACCAAACTGTTCCAAGGTTTCAAGATTTAAATGATCCACCGGTTTCGAGTAAGCCTCCGGCGAGACCATTGTTAAGTCTCTTCGACGACACAAGTCTTGAACTGAAGCTAGTCCCTTCTTCATcaccaccttcttcttcttctctctctttaccaTCCTCGAGTTCGAGTTTCCAGAGTGTTTGCACACTCGACAAGGTGAAGTCAGCTCTGGAGAGGGTGGGGAAAGATTCATCCGAGATGATAAAGAAACGCAAATCGCCAGAAGACGGCGTTTGCGATCTTATCGCAGAAGCGTCGTCTCCGGTGGCGGTTGGATCTCCAGTGTGCTTATCGTATGTATTGGTGATGAAGAACAATCCGAAGTGCCCTAGGTGTAACTCGTTTGTTCCTTTGGCAACCATGAATAAGACTAAAATTGATCTCAACATAtctatttga